A region from the Cytophagia bacterium CHB2 genome encodes:
- a CDS encoding flavin reductase family protein, translating into MTPGDLPPREASRLLLSIIAPRPIAWVSSMGADGSLNLAPFSFFTAVSANPPTVMIAVGARKGKPKDTLRNVQETGEFVIHIVDETLAEAMNLTSGEWEYGVNEFEMAGLETIPSLEVKPPRVAVARVAMEAKIAQIVPVEGTTSTLILGRIVRYHLRADLLRSDGLIDAALLQPITRLGGAEYATIGRVFEMSRPQANK; encoded by the coding sequence ATGACGCCGGGCGATTTACCGCCGCGTGAAGCCTCGCGCTTGCTGTTGAGCATCATTGCCCCGCGGCCGATCGCCTGGGTTTCGTCGATGGGTGCCGATGGTTCGCTCAATCTCGCGCCGTTTTCGTTTTTTACCGCCGTATCCGCCAATCCCCCGACAGTGATGATTGCCGTTGGCGCGCGCAAAGGCAAGCCCAAAGACACGCTGCGCAACGTGCAAGAAACCGGCGAGTTTGTGATTCATATCGTCGATGAAACCCTGGCCGAAGCGATGAATCTAACCTCGGGCGAGTGGGAATACGGCGTCAACGAGTTCGAAATGGCCGGCCTGGAAACGATTCCCTCGCTGGAAGTAAAACCGCCGCGGGTGGCTGTCGCGCGGGTTGCCATGGAGGCGAAAATCGCGCAAATCGTTCCGGTGGAGGGCACAACCTCAACGCTGATTCTGGGCAGAATTGTGCGCTATCATCTGCGCGCGGATTTGCTGCGGTCCGACGGTTTGATCGATGCTGCGTTACTGCAGCCGATCACGCGCCTGGGCGGCGCAGAATACGCGACGATTGGCCGGGTGTTTGAGATGAGCCGGCCGCAAGCAAACAAATAA